From the genome of Athalia rosae chromosome 3, iyAthRosa1.1, whole genome shotgun sequence:
CTTCGGATCTATGCCGATCCTAATTTCTTTAATATCACATAGGTCAACTGAAGTAGGAACATtatgaagaaattaatttcatctaATTATAAACTAGATCCTaagatgtataggtatgtcaAGAACGATTCTCACTAGCGCTTTCATAGCGACAAATGGAAGGAGAAGATTTCAACCAGATGATTTGCTTTGTGTCTCTGGAAACGATTAGCTTTGTTTCCTcagcgttttttttcaaatcaaacttATGGATGTGTATTCCTTCTTCCAAGTCACTGATAATTCGTTCCATCTTTACTACGAGATGGATCCACCTTTATTATTGATTACGCGTTGCACTCCCTCTTCATTGACTACGATAATTTAATACAACGAACACTTCATTCCTGACGGTACACTTGGTGTTTCACTCCATCGTCACGATTCGCCTGCTTTAAACTCGTTGGTATCAGAAGGCTACTCTTTCGCACGAACGTTGTGCATCTCGCGGAAGCATGCCATCGGTTTACGCCTTAACGCGGCTTCCTCTTTTGGTCAGTAGATATCACGAGCGCTTGTGGTAATTCATCAGTATCATGTATTACAATCTCTCATagcaaaattttctttcgaaggCTATCCGAAACTCGCCACGTATTTCGAGCCAGCAAAATCAGATGTGACGATACAAATTCTGTGAAAAATACGcatgaaatttatgaaatctTGAACATTGAATCGGTAAATCGAAATCAAAAGCTATGGAAAACTTTCAATAATAAACTTTGGgcttttttgaattattatcccCATTAGATCTATATCTATTTTTGTAGAGTCCTTGGCGAAGGCGGGTGGCGAACACCTTCCCGGAAATCTCGGcaggtacattttttttttttttttcgccagacgatcgataaaattctttgaaagaGGGTGTCCTGCTAGCACCTGGCATTGGCAGTGTCTCCGACGGATTAACCGGAGACATAATTGGTTAATCCTCTGCTTCGTGAGGGAAGAACCGACCCCGATACGCACAGTTATTAAGTTTCTAACACCGTGCGAAAGACGCGATGTTCGACATAATGGTAATTCACTGAAGAAATTCTTTACCTCCCAAGGAATTCCTCGAGTTTATTTTCGCTCTTCTTTATCAGGGAGGTTCTTTGAAATATATCTTGATTTTCAGCCGGCAACTTTTGACTTTGTATTATTTGAATTCGAGTAGGAAAAAATTCGTGCAATTTGAGCGACATGCGAAACGATTCGGTTATAAACATTGACTCGTTGGTGCACGAATCGTGTTCAAGGTACGAAGTAACGAGGACCCGGTCGTTGCAGAGTCCGCGAATATTTCAACGGTGAGAAAGTGTCGCGCTTTCTTTGACCCTGGCGTCGTACGTGCGGGGTGAGCTCTGGGGGCCATCTGATGCCAGTTTTGCTCCAGCCCCAACGACCTGACCCCTTACCCCTTCCAAATTACAATGGCGAGTAACAGGGTCTCACATAAATAAGACGAAAAAGGGTCAGTGCAGGTCAATCAGGTGCAACCTGCTAAACGAACGACATCAGCTGCCGGTCATCGCTGAGCGTCCTTCTTCGGGAAATCATCATTAgttgattataaaaattgttttttcctaTCGGTATTCCGAGGTGATCGGGCCTCGGTAATGAAGTGCGATTATCGTTCGCGAACGATATGACGTGATTGCCAACTGTTGCCCAATTATTCATCtattcgaattatttatcgtcgGTTCCTGGTGcgcgtgaaaagtgaattgTTCAGTGACACATCGTCCGGTATCATGACGCTCAAGAACTTCTTCGTCattggattatttttcaccgtaaTGGTGagtcgattaatttcatttcatccggTTTCTGCTTCGATAGATTTTCAGTGTCCATTCGCTCGTCCCGAAGCTCGTTTGCGGTTGCAATTTCTAAGTGACGTGGATAAAATCGAGAGACGCTTGAcgatcttgaaaatttcagatagCTCGGGAGACCGATTCAATGCCCTCAAGACTCGGGAGAAGATCCGTTGCGAAGGGGGATGATTTCCTGTTTTCCGGGTACAAAAATCCTTGGAGGATCGCTAAGAGTGACGAAAAAACTTTGGATCACGAATCCGGTGAGCGACGAACTCAAATTTATTCACTTCTCTAATCTAAGGCTTGGAAGTAAAGAAAAGTAGAGGACACTAAGTTCGGTAAAGGTAATTCGCAATCTCTAGGAAAGGATGCGGATTCAACGGGTGACATCGTCTTCCCAAACGACGAAGGGGATCTTcagattccgaaatttttcactccagGGCCAGCCCCGGAATGCCGGACAAAAACCTACTGCGAAAAAGTTGCTTTTTATCCCGAAAACTACGTGAGCACCGTGATAAAACAGCACGACGATCTCAAAATGCTCGCCGTCATCGACGCGGTAAGGATCGCCTCGTCGAGCTTAATtggacttattttttttttttttctttttcgtgcAAAGAATTCCTTTCATtcgttgcacattttttgttcGCAGGTCGACGACATTGCCCAAAGAATCGACGCAGACGACAGCACGCCCCTCTGTACGGCGGAAGTGAGTATTTTCACTTATGAGTAGAGTAAAAAAGTGCGGAGAAACCGAGAGGGAAAAActgtttcatcgatttttgatcGTTCGCCGTTTGATTTTTCAGGAGCAGCTCGTGTATCCGACGGCTGCTCAAAACAGAGCCAATAAATGGTTGTTCGTTGTGAACCAGGAAGGATTCAGGCAAGGTGTTCGAGTGGAAACTTGCCAGTGAGTACGGAGGAAGAGTAGATAATCGTTTTTCTGGTTATCGGCGTCACATTGGTCATGATtcttttcacaaatttcagATCGAACGAGGGAGAATGCGCGATGATAAGCGAGTGGGCTTTCGGGTACAAATCTAAGTGCAAACAGAAATATATCCTCCGACAGCTGACCGCGATCAGTCCGAATGGAACGGTAATTCGCGATATGTTTAGATTGCCTTCCAGTTGCTGTTGTCACGTGAGACTGGAATCTGGTTACAATTCCAGAATAGGCGTTGGACGGCCCTTCAAAACTCAAACCACCCCTAGTCCCAAACGAGCGAAACGAAGCAAGAGAAATTTGGTAGTGAAATGATTGTTATTGGAGTGCCTGCAAAAATGGAggcaagagaaaaagaaaataggagaGAGCTAGGAGACCATTGAGTGAGAATATGATTCGCTACAATGATATGTGATCGTTATAATTGGGTTTTGGTCGTActaaatcgtttgaaaattcctgaaaACAGGGGAAAAAGAATGCCAAAGAACTTTGatcgtattatttattctacATCATTTTCTCGACTgcgcaaaaaagaaattaaataaaagaaaaaagtcggtCCTCACGTGACGACATGCACAACGGAAAAAAGCCACAAAGAAAGGAGCTCAACTTTCGACTAAATTTATCTCGACGATATTGAATTAGAAGATTATgtttttttgtataaaataatttatagattGGCTGGTCCGACCGTGGAGtaaaattgattttgttttGTAAACTCTGtagaaccatagatatatcgaacgttCAACGATTAAATAAAGCTCAAACTTAGATTTGTGAATGTCGCGTAATCTACGCAGTGGTGagagttaattattttttaatcttcgAGTTTGTGCATTCGCTACATCTGTTCCCGATTAACTAGTACATTGTATTTATTGTCCCGCTACGACCGTACCGACCATTTTTCTAATCCCTCGTAATACTGCAGGTAGATAATTCGAACGGAGTCGTATCCGCTAATAATCCAGACACAAAATCTCCGGGATTACGCGTACCTGCTCCCGTTCTTCGTCGAGGCTCGTCGCTTTctgggaagagaaaaatttatcctcGCTACACGTGCGACGCTGATCGCGACGTGCGATCGTCGGGATCGGACATTCCtagcaattttctttcatcttttcgtCAAACCAATCCGCGGAAAACTGAAAAGCGATCGCGTGATATTATTTCaacaccgatgaaaaaaaaatcaatgaaaaacaTTCATACCACTCGAAGTTTCGGGCTGATTTACCGTGTAACGATTTGAGACATGGCCCAGCTCCCCACATCACTTTACACTCCgcagggaaaattttcattccctgACTTACCGAAGTTCAGTTAGAATTTTCGGAAAACCACGTCCGATAAGGAACCGGCTATCGATCCGAAGGGAATATCGTCGGTCGGCTGGTTGCCCTTGAGGAAAGCCCGACTCTGCGGCATTGACCGAAGATGCAACGGAGTTGGTTGgaatttacgaaaaaatttctttcctccGATCATCTGGGATTTCTCTCGAATTTCCAGTACAGATGGCTTTACCGTACGCTCGGCAAAACTACAGGTGCCATTCTTGCGGGAATTATGGAATAGCCgaaggattgaaaaatatttagtgTCGCGTCCTGCTAACCGGCGAACTAAATTCTATGGAAAAAGCAAATATTGAGCAGCTAATTCCAACGTTGTGTACGGCAACCGATGACCAAATCCGGATTAGTACGAGTCAATCATCAGCCCATCGAATGAGCCAGGCGTTAGTAATACGGTCAGAAGTCGATCGAAAATGTTCGCATCGCCGTCTTACTCGTTTTGTCGAGCGTTAATATTGTTAATTATATCATTGCGGGCACGATGTAATCGCATCGGCGTGAACGAAGAGGCGATCGCCAGATTGGACGAAATGttagcgaaaaattttaacgccGATACGTACCTCAGGAAGGCCATTGACGAGTCGCAAAAATGGCAGGAGTACAAATTTGGAACTGGAGTCGGTAATCGCGAAGGTAACCAGAAATCAGTTATCAGTTTAGAACAGCCCAAAccatcttttcattttttattcgtcgaataTCGACCGACATTCGGAATTTAGACGGAAATTTTGTTTCCCTGATTTTTAATGGTCTAATGGCGAGAATCGGTTCTCATTCATTGATTGAAACCGACTACACAATTCTCGCTATCCCGATTTCAGAATTGATCGTCACGGACAtaacaattttcgaagatgaatCGATTGCCGAAAAAAGTCGAgtaataaaatggaaattttcaccCGGATCTCAATACGGAATTATGGCTGGTCTGATCGACGAATCTACCATCGTTGTTCGTCTGCATCGTAATCGGGACGGTATCGtgataaatgatttttttctgacggTCGTCGGCACAATTGTAGACTTTAAAATAGCAAGTCTGACGATGCCGGACCTCCGGGAAGTTATCGTCGCGATTCTGTGCGTCGAAGTCGGACCGGAGACCAAATTACTCTGGTATTTCAATTCTGAAAATAAGCTGGAATTGAAGTGGACTACCCAGGTCATAAGAAACGTTGAGAAGTTGGAACTGTTTCAACGTAATtatcaaaataaattattgatacTAAACGAACCGTTCAAATACAATCGCGAAAGTTATTCAGCCGTAGAAGTCTACGAATTTGAATTCCTGGACGACACCTTCGATATTTGGTAAGtggttaatattttttttcgatgaaaattttcaatcaggaTGACAAGTTAAGTTATTCATTCGATGTACGTTGACTTCGACCGCATAGGCTTTGCCAAAGGATGTGGTTGCCCGTGGTATCTAGTTTGCAAATTTGCTCGATACGTGAAAGCACTTTTCTCAACGTTCGAACGGAGGACAAAATATTGTTCTACGAATTCGTAGAGAAAGAAGCTAACCAAGGATTGTTCAAATTATCCCAAACCATTCCATCAAATGGTTCAAAGAGTTCAACGTGCTTCGAAAACGGATATTCGGAGTACTTGATAATCTCGGGTCAACAACCGGCGTTATATTATTTCGACGATAATGAATTTCTCTACGACGCGAGAAccgcaaaattattcaacggtgAATATCGtgcttcattttattcgattcgcCGTAcggttttaataaaaaaatttatcaacttCGAGCAGATTTACAATTCGGTCAAACTATTTGGGCAGAATGTTTGCCGGTTGATACGTACAGAGAAGAATGCCTCCTGGTAATCCAGTTGAAGAATCTGACGATCGTTGGATTAGCCTGGCAGGgggaaatattcaaagttgtAAATTTTCCCCCGACGAATATCGGTGATTTTCGATTATCGAATATAACTCCTCTACCGAAATATGGATTTCTCTGCGATAACAAAATCGTCCGACTCCGAACTGAACTGCGAGATCTGGAGCATCCCGAATACctcgaattcaaaaaaattacagaactTAAGAATTTATTGGAGGTAGGAAAcgaattcgcaatttttcttaatttttttttcttcaaaacacCGCGACTTACTCCGTATTTCGATGAACCATCGTGTAACTCATTTGTCCTCAGGAGACCTTTCTCAAGCAGAAAATTGTCTTGAgagaaacggaaagaaaaattgaaaacagttATCTGAAAAATCCGGCTATTACCGGGACCTGGAACATCTCCGATGTTGTAGCAAAAAGTGCAAAAATACGACCCGAAGTTTCGGTGAATTCGGTCACGGTGGGTTCTAAATTATTCACCACCGCTGATCAGTTGGCAAACTTGACCGTACTTGAGGaagagttggaaaaatttgacgataaaATCGCAACGATAAGACTGATTTTGAggaacgccttgcgcgtcgaTTCGGAAGAggttcatttgaaaaatggtatCCTATTGGACGGTGGTATAGAAGTGCTCGGAACCCTCTACGTGAATAACTTGACGTTGGATTCGTTGAATGGTTTCTCCGTGGCGGATATATCAAATGATTTTGTCAAACGCGACGAAACGGCCCTCGTAAAGGGCCTCAAGTCATTCCCTTCGGTCGAAGCGGATCGCGTTAACGTCGTTAAAATTAACGGGGTTCCTAAGGAGGAAATAGTGTTCAATACCGAAAACGTGAATTACGAATACCCGGACTTTGAGAACTTGAATCATTTGGTGGTAAACGGAAGCTTGCACTTTACGAGCATCAACGGATTCGACTGGAAGGATTTGACGGAGGTGATCGTTTGGAAAAATAGCCCGAAAGAAATTCCTGGCACTACGGTAGTTCGCGGAGTACGTAAAATCGGGTGACTGTagtttttggagaaaaaaaaatttatcattctaTGCGGATAACTTTTTCGGCAGGAAATCATCGCCGATTCGATTTACACCCCGATGTTGAACGGGCTCAAATATCCGGATGATTACGTGCAACAAAACGGTAAAAGTCGGGCGGAAATCACTGGAATGAAAACCTTCGCCGATCTCAAAGTTACGAACTTGAAGGGGATCAGGAGAATAAATGGGATACCTTTCGAAGATTTCGTAACTTTGAACAGCGAACAAAATTTGACGAACAAAATAACTTTCGAAAATCTCAGAGTGGAGGAAAATTTGCGGGTATAAACGTTGGGAgtttttcgatgatttttgtttttctttaccaaccgtaacgaaattttttaaaataccttttttttcttcagatcgACGGACGTATAAtcggaataaaagaagaacctgaaaaaaaacgattgacGCTAAGCGATACCAATACAATTACAGAGGATACGATGTTCGACAATTTGTACGTGAATGGCAAATTAttcgtcgaaaattcattgaacgGTAAAACGAAGGCCGATTTCGACGCCATAGTTCTGAAAAGCGATAAAACGGCCGTGATTACCGGGCATAAAACTTTTCTGGGTAACGTCGCGATCGACAGGCATGTAATCGTTatgtcaaaaaaattcaacggacATCCGATCGACGAAATCGCCACCTTGGACGGCGAACAAATATTTCCTCGTAAGTATATCCCTCCTTCGATCTTTCCAACCCGTGAAAATAAGAGGCGCGAAAATCGAACGGTGACAACTTTGATtggccgaaaaaaaataaatatttcagatcTCGAGAAAATATCGACGCCGGTCACCTTCGGCGAAATAAGCTACAAACAGTACAgagatttggaaaattacttCGGCCAAATGCTCACCGATGGCGAGTACGCCGAgtgttcgatgaaaaaattggtcTTCGGGGTGCCGCCCCTGTTGGAGAGCATCAGATTCGACACGTTGAACGACTACTTGACGCTCTCGGAATTCAACGCGAGGTATTCGAATGTTCTGAAATTCGTGAgttatgaaaatttggaaGCTAAGGTCGTGTACGCGGGAACGGTGAACCCGGACCACGTCAACGGCGTGCTCTTTTCCGACTTCGATGATCGCCGAGTTTCGATATCACGTCCTCAAGTTCTGTGGGGCAATTACACggtgaaaaaactgaaatctcGAGTATTGAAAACGGAGTACATCAACGGCATCTCGTTGAACGACCTCGAAAAATTCAGAGCCGATTTCGAGGACTTATTCGATCGTATATGGAACGGAAGAATGACGATCGACACTTTCGTCGTCACTGGCAAAGTCCTGACGAATAAAATCAACGGGATATCGCTGTCCGACATACTGTTCGCGCGCAGCGATCTGAGAAACATCGTCGTAGACGACGGACtttacgtgaaaaatttgatagtCCACGGCTCGGTGAACGGGTTGAATTTCACCCGCTACGTTTCGGACTCCGTACTCAGAACGGAGGACCGCATCGTTGTGGccggagaaaaatatttcaacaatttaaACTGCCGGGTTCTGAGAGTGGGATTCGTGAACGGGAATCCGGTAGCGAATATCCTTCATTCGGGTTATCATCAGACTTTGAGTGGGCCGGTGATCGTAAGAGGAGACGTTACCGTGACGAATTCTTTCGTTGCCGATGGGAAAATAAACGACGTCGTTTACTCGGAGCTGAGGGAACGATTTTGGATAACGGACGGTGAACTTATCGAGCTGCGAGGAGACTTCGAGATTCCCGAAAAAgtaaggataaaaaatttgacgatcaCCGGCTCCGTCCAAGGCGTCGATTTCTCCGGTTTCTTGGCCGACGTCGTCTTCCGCAACGACGATATATACATTTCCGGATCGAAGGTCTTCCGAAATTCCGTCACCTTCAAGGAAAACCTGACCATCGTCAACGAGTACAACTCCGTCGATCTGACCGACTTCAATCAAAAAGCCGTCCGCGTCGATAACGACATCTTCATCGATTGCATGGTTGTCTTTAAGGACGATTTAACGCTAGCAGGAGATTTGACGGTCCTCGACAAATTGTACGCTAGAAGTGTGGCGCAAGTTAATATCGAGGAGTTGAAATCCACTGCGATATTTTTGAACCGGAGTTCCTACGTCGAAGGTAAGTTAGCCACGATTTCACTGCAGGTCGCCTCTTCCGCGGTACTCTACGAtcagcgaaattttttcaggaaCCTTGACATTCGCGAACGCGATATTCGAGTCCGATATCAGGGTTGATTACTTGAACGACGTCGATTTGAGGGACGTGATATCGTTGAAAGAAGATGGTACAATTTCCAAGCCGCTGACATTCGTCAACGTGGCAATCCATGTCCTGAATCTAACGGGGACCGTAAATGGACACAGACTAGACCAAATATTTGACAACACTTTCACGGTAAGTCAACTTCCTTTTGGAGACGGGTagatagtttcttttttttttttctcattcacacCGGATCGGCaggattgattattttttattcaattttggcCAGCTCTCTACCAACCAAACGATTACCGGCAATTTGATATTTCACGGGACGGTCAGAATTGAGAGTGATTTCAATCCAAGGTCATTGAATGACGTCGACAGTTCGCGGATGATTCCGTTGGACAGCGAAGTTTTGACGGGTAAAACTCGacgcttcgtttttttgtttttttttcttcaatcttaTTACTcgtctccatttttatttcaagttttcaatcaATCCGACGTTTAAGGTAATCTCCGATTTACGAGAACTTTGAAATTGTCGGAAAATCTTCGGCTGTTCGGAACCGTTAACGGCGTCGATCTCGTCACCTGGGAAAGCGAGGCAGTTTACAGAGAATTTCCGCAGAAACAATCGGTATCGGGTGACTGGATAATTCAGGGAAACGTTACTTTCGAAAAAGACGTCGGCGGTGGTGCGTTTCTCAACGATATCAACGTTCAAAGATTGGCAGACGAATTGGAAAAGAGGAATTTCATGATGAATTCCATTGTGACCAATCTCAAGGTATTTTCTATTCGAGCTCGAcgcgagtttgaaaaatattcatgcaCAATGTTCATCTTCTTTCTACGACAGATGGATCTGGAAAGCACTTGCCAGGATTTGAGACCCTTGCAAGCTTTTGCTAAGAATCAGGTGTAcagatttaaatttttcgagtacTTCCAAGGGCTCGAATTCGACTTACCCATCAAAAGTGCTCGTCACGTGGAAACGgaaaacgatgaatttttgctgATCAATTTGGATCAGTGCTATTTGAACATCTTCAATTACAACGGATCTGGGATGATCCTACTTTCGAGTGTACAAAATTTTGACGAGGTTGAAAAATGGATCACGTTGAAGTACATGGAACGGGTTTACCTTCTTACCATGGGAAGCGGAAATTGCGGCAGGAGTATCGGAAATTTGTGGAAATTCGAGGGAACGACGCTGACCGTAAGTAGAACGGAAGGCCAACACCGCAACGATCGTCCTCATGCCGATCGTAGTCCcgaatcgattcattttttcagcctATTCTGGATCTCGGTAACGTCgtcgacgcgaaaaaaatcgacgatcacACGTTCC
Proteins encoded in this window:
- the LOC105687152 gene encoding uncharacterized protein LOC105687152 isoform X3, whose product is MTLKNFFVIGLFFTVMIARETDSMPSRLGRRSVAKGDDFLFSGYKNPWRIAKSDEKTLDHESGNSQSLGKDADSTGDIVFPNDEGDLQIPKFFTPGPAPECRTKTYCEKVAFYPENYVSTVIKQHDDLKMLAVIDAVDDIAQRIDADDSTPLCTAEEQLVYPTAAQNRANKWLFVVNQEGFRQGVRVETCQSNEGECAMISEWAFGYKSKCKQKYILRQLTAISPNGTALDGPSKLKPPLVPNERNEAREIW
- the LOC105687152 gene encoding protein spaetzle-like isoform X4: MTLKNFFVIGLFFTVMIARETDSMPSRLGRRSVAKGDDFLFSGYKNPWRIAKSDEKTLDHESGNSQSLGKDADSTGDIVFPNDEGDLQIPKFFTPGPAPECRTKTYCEKVAFYPENYVSTVIKQHDDLKMLAVIDAVDDIAQRIDADDSTPLCTAEEQLVYPTAAQNRANKWLFVVNQEGFRQGVRVETCQSNEGECAMISEWAFGYKSKCKQKYILRQLTAISPNGTNRRWTALQNSNHP
- the LOC105687152 gene encoding protein spaetzle-like isoform X2, with product MTLKNFFVIGLFFTVMIARETDSMPSRLGRRSVAKGDDFLFSGYKNPWRIAKSDEKTLDHESGKDADSTGDIVFPNDEGDLQIPKFFTPGPAPECRTKTYCEKVAFYPENYVSTVIKQHDDLKMLAVIDAVDDIAQRIDADDSTPLCTAEEQLVYPTAAQNRANKWLFVVNQEGFRQGVRVETCQSNEGECAMISEWAFGYKSKCKQKYILRQLTAISPNGTVIRDMFRLPSSCCCHVRLESGYNSRIGVGRPFKTQTTPSPKRAKRSKRNLVVK
- the LOC105687306 gene encoding uncharacterized protein LOC105687306, which gives rise to MFASPSYSFCRALILLIISLRARCNRIGVNEEAIARLDEMLAKNFNADTYLRKAIDESQKWQEYKFGTGVGNREELIVTDITIFEDESIAEKSRVIKWKFSPGSQYGIMAGLIDESTIVVRLHRNRDGIVINDFFLTVVGTIVDFKIASLTMPDLREVIVAILCVEVGPETKLLWYFNSENKLELKWTTQVIRNVEKLELFQRNYQNKLLILNEPFKYNRESYSAVEVYEFEFLDDTFDIWLCQRMWLPVVSSLQICSIRESTFLNVRTEDKILFYEFVEKEANQGLFKLSQTIPSNGSKSSTCFENGYSEYLIISGQQPALYYFDDNEFLYDARTAKLFNDLQFGQTIWAECLPVDTYREECLLVIQLKNLTIVGLAWQGEIFKVVNFPPTNIGDFRLSNITPLPKYGFLCDNKIVRLRTELRDLEHPEYLEFKKITELKNLLEETFLKQKIVLRETERKIENSYLKNPAITGTWNISDVVAKSAKIRPEVSVNSVTVGSKLFTTADQLANLTVLEEELEKFDDKIATIRLILRNALRVDSEEVHLKNGILLDGGIEVLGTLYVNNLTLDSLNGFSVADISNDFVKRDETALVKGLKSFPSVEADRVNVVKINGVPKEEIVFNTENVNYEYPDFENLNHLVVNGSLHFTSINGFDWKDLTEVIVWKNSPKEIPGTTVVRGEIIADSIYTPMLNGLKYPDDYVQQNGKSRAEITGMKTFADLKVTNLKGIRRINGIPFEDFVTLNSEQNLTNKITFENLRVEENLRIDGRIIGIKEEPEKKRLTLSDTNTITEDTMFDNLYVNGKLFVENSLNGKTKADFDAIVLKSDKTAVITGHKTFLGNVAIDRHVIVMSKKFNGHPIDEIATLDGEQIFPHLEKISTPVTFGEISYKQYRDLENYFGQMLTDGEYAECSMKKLVFGVPPLLESIRFDTLNDYLTLSEFNARYSNVLKFVSYENLEAKVVYAGTVNPDHVNGVLFSDFDDRRVSISRPQVLWGNYTVKKLKSRVLKTEYINGISLNDLEKFRADFEDLFDRIWNGRMTIDTFVVTGKVLTNKINGISLSDILFARSDLRNIVVDDGLYVKNLIVHGSVNGLNFTRYVSDSVLRTEDRIVVAGEKYFNNLNCRVLRVGFVNGNPVANILHSGYHQTLSGPVIVRGDVTVTNSFVADGKINDVVYSELRERFWITDGELIELRGDFEIPEKVRIKNLTITGSVQGVDFSGFLADVVFRNDDIYISGSKVFRNSVTFKENLTIVNEYNSVDLTDFNQKAVRVDNDIFIDCMVVFKDDLTLAGDLTVLDKLYARSVAQVNIEELKSTAIFLNRSSYVEGTLTFANAIFESDIRVDYLNDVDLRDVISLKEDGTISKPLTFVNVAIHVLNLTGTVNGHRLDQIFDNTFTLSTNQTITGNLIFHGTVRIESDFNPRSLNDVDSSRMIPLDSEVLTGNLRFTRTLKLSENLRLFGTVNGVDLVTWESEAVYREFPQKQSVSGDWIIQGNVTFEKDVGGGAFLNDINVQRLADELEKRNFMMNSIVTNLKMDLESTCQDLRPLQAFAKNQVYRFKFFEYFQGLEFDLPIKSARHVETENDEFLLINLDQCYLNIFNYNGSGMILLSSVQNFDEVEKWITLKYMERVYLLTMGSGNCGRSIGNLWKFEGTTLTPILDLGNVVDAKKIDDHTFLVISAEDKLEKWSIGARESLNTYFKTNKLMRFIPDTESILIHDGNYVHEIDPRYLNHTTSINRFGNGVIFGFRAGIFRKEMFLYYDREVSEDNAFILDGLRDRKIRQSIPTHNPNSFYVLNFYGFIETFVTFVKNGRSLEIFEYKGIEGFVYRESIKMPIDKTFGFKIKKRYGLMKTNFVGAIHRNTLNILEAKMYGEKLDVDHLICEN
- the LOC105687152 gene encoding protein spaetzle-like isoform X1 — protein: MTLKNFFVIGLFFTVMIARETDSMPSRLGRRSVAKGDDFLFSGYKNPWRIAKSDEKTLDHESGNSQSLGKDADSTGDIVFPNDEGDLQIPKFFTPGPAPECRTKTYCEKVAFYPENYVSTVIKQHDDLKMLAVIDAVDDIAQRIDADDSTPLCTAEEQLVYPTAAQNRANKWLFVVNQEGFRQGVRVETCQSNEGECAMISEWAFGYKSKCKQKYILRQLTAISPNGTVIRDMFRLPSSCCCHVRLESGYNSRIGVGRPFKTQTTPSPKRAKRSKRNLVVK